In Phormidium yuhuli AB48, one genomic interval encodes:
- a CDS encoding isoaspartyl peptidase/L-asparaginase yields MVQPKLIIHGGAGSSLKGKGGIEGLRQTLYGILDDAYSLLRAGKCAKDAVVRGCQLLENEPRFNAGTGSVLQSDGQVRMSASLMDGTSQQFSGVINVSRVKNPIELVDYLQQERDRILSDYGAAELARELQCPIADPITDNRLEEWLQDRQDNFRRGMANVIAEPVEDDNAGRGTIGVVALDAEGRLAAGTSTGGKGFERIGRVSDSAMPAGNYATRLAAVSCTGIGEDIIDECLAAKIVIRVSDGMSLQAAMEKSFAEATENQRDLGAIALDAQGHIAWGKTSDVVLAAYTDGDRHGDSLEAEPGTQVQAI; encoded by the coding sequence ATGGTGCAACCCAAATTAATTATTCACGGCGGGGCTGGTAGTTCCCTGAAGGGCAAAGGGGGAATCGAGGGCTTGCGACAAACACTCTATGGCATCCTTGATGATGCTTATAGCCTACTGCGGGCTGGTAAATGTGCTAAGGACGCGGTCGTGCGAGGCTGTCAGTTGCTGGAGAATGAACCTCGCTTTAATGCGGGTACTGGCTCAGTTTTGCAGTCTGACGGCCAGGTTCGCATGAGTGCGTCCCTGATGGATGGAACCTCACAGCAGTTTAGTGGTGTTATCAATGTCTCGCGGGTGAAAAACCCCATTGAGCTAGTGGACTATCTGCAACAGGAGCGCGATCGCATTCTCTCGGATTATGGTGCAGCGGAACTGGCCCGAGAACTGCAATGTCCCATTGCTGACCCCATTACCGATAATCGCCTGGAAGAATGGTTGCAGGATCGTCAAGATAATTTCCGTCGCGGTATGGCTAACGTGATTGCTGAACCCGTCGAGGATGACAACGCTGGCCGGGGAACCATTGGCGTGGTGGCTCTAGATGCTGAGGGACGATTGGCGGCTGGAACCTCCACGGGGGGCAAAGGCTTTGAACGGATTGGCCGAGTGAGTGATTCAGCGATGCCAGCGGGGAATTATGCCACCCGGCTGGCCGCCGTCAGTTGTACGGGCATTGGTGAAGATATTATCGATGAGTGTTTAGCCGCCAAAATTGTCATTCGCGTCAGTGATGGCATGTCCTTGCAGGCCGCCATGGAGAAATCCTTTGCCGAGGCGACGGAGAATCAGCGGGACTTAGGGGCGATCGCCCTCGACGCTCAAGGTCACATCGCCTGGGGCAAAACCAGCGATGTGGTTTTAGCTGCCTACACCGATGGCGATCGTCACGGCGATAGCTTAGAAGCCGAACCCGGAACTCAAGTTCAAGCCATTTAA
- a CDS encoding C39 family peptidase has translation MTISLVKVAKYYQGHSHQDAALAYLEQELGRTNPELIGPESDFATLWRNPPQPPETQTLSPGLPNQVNLQIPYLSQLDNVNNPHGSCNVTCVAMCLAYLGHPHLNQWGDQLEDELYQYCLDNGLSRHSPVDLAKVVRAYGYQDDFQPDAKWGEVKDWLAAGNPIIVHGWFTASGHIIVIRGYNDRGWIVNDPYGEWYEWGYDTQRTGEGLTYSYGMMSRVCGTDGDLWIHYVSK, from the coding sequence ATGACCATTTCCTTAGTTAAGGTGGCCAAATACTATCAAGGCCACTCTCATCAAGATGCGGCCCTGGCCTATCTCGAACAAGAACTCGGACGAACAAATCCCGAACTGATCGGTCCAGAGTCTGATTTCGCCACCCTTTGGCGGAATCCTCCTCAACCTCCCGAAACTCAAACCCTGAGTCCTGGACTGCCGAACCAGGTTAACTTGCAAATTCCCTATTTATCGCAGCTCGATAATGTCAATAATCCCCATGGGTCTTGTAACGTTACCTGTGTGGCTATGTGTTTGGCCTATTTGGGTCATCCTCATCTCAATCAATGGGGGGATCAACTCGAGGATGAGTTATATCAATATTGTCTTGATAATGGCTTGTCTCGTCACTCCCCTGTGGATTTAGCGAAAGTTGTTCGCGCCTATGGGTATCAAGATGACTTTCAACCCGATGCCAAATGGGGTGAGGTGAAGGATTGGTTGGCGGCCGGTAACCCGATTATTGTTCATGGTTGGTTCACTGCTTCTGGACATATCATCGTGATTCGTGGTTACAACGATCGCGGCTGGATTGTCAATGATCCCTACGGGGAATGGTATGAATGGGGCTATGACACCCAGCGCACTGGTGAGGGGTTGACCTATTCCTATGGCATGATGAGTCGCGTTTGTGGCACGGATGGAGACCTATGGATTCATTATGTCTCCAAGTAA
- a CDS encoding CCA tRNA nucleotidyltransferase gives MGNARMGEGGIGSLVMEDLVMGEEKPTVFSPQTWGFSLEDLPPQAYLVGGAVRDGLLGRQSDYLDLDFVVPEGAIEAARQLSQRYQAGFVILDASREIARVVFPDMTVDFALQEGESLEADLRRRDFTVNAIAYDPRSRQLIDPLQGYQDLQQQQLRTIALQNLEADPLRLLRGYRQAAQLGFSLHPQTQAGIRQLAPLLTRVAAERVNSELGYLLGNERGTYWLQQAWQDGLLSGWFPQAQALERLSAIDEVLQDLAQTWPELVLELQAPLRPTLKTTLVMSTKLTMFLSETPAEAEQTLARLKYSRAEVRAVLALKEAWRDAGGEAALRGLSVRSQYFWFKRLNGNFPAYVLYGLASGLSPETITPYIEHYLNPNDSIAHPQALLKGQELIEKLGVPRGPEIGHWLTEIAIAQAEGRLQSPQDALDWVKRQRG, from the coding sequence GATCTGGTCATGGGTGAGGAGAAACCGACGGTGTTTTCCCCCCAGACTTGGGGCTTTTCCCTAGAGGATTTACCCCCACAGGCGTATTTAGTCGGTGGGGCTGTTCGAGATGGCTTGCTGGGGCGACAGTCAGATTATCTAGATTTAGATTTTGTGGTTCCCGAGGGGGCGATTGAGGCGGCGCGTCAGTTATCACAGCGGTATCAGGCGGGATTTGTCATTCTTGATGCTAGCCGAGAAATTGCCCGGGTGGTGTTTCCTGATATGACCGTGGATTTTGCCTTGCAGGAGGGAGAGTCCTTAGAGGCGGATTTACGACGACGGGACTTTACCGTGAATGCGATCGCCTATGATCCTCGCAGCCGCCAGTTGATCGACCCCCTGCAAGGCTACCAAGACCTTCAACAGCAGCAGTTACGAACCATCGCCCTGCAAAATCTCGAAGCTGACCCCCTACGACTGTTACGGGGTTATCGTCAAGCTGCGCAACTCGGCTTTAGCCTACACCCTCAGACACAGGCTGGGATTCGTCAACTTGCCCCCCTATTAACTCGGGTGGCCGCCGAACGAGTTAACTCCGAACTGGGTTATCTTCTCGGGAATGAGCGAGGAACCTATTGGCTGCAACAAGCATGGCAGGATGGCCTTTTGTCGGGTTGGTTTCCCCAGGCCCAAGCCTTAGAACGGTTGAGTGCTATTGATGAGGTGCTTCAAGACTTGGCCCAGACTTGGCCCGAATTAGTTTTGGAACTTCAGGCCCCCTTGCGGCCGACTCTAAAAACCACCTTAGTGATGAGTACCAAGTTAACGATGTTCTTATCTGAGACCCCAGCGGAGGCAGAACAGACCCTGGCACGTCTGAAGTATTCCCGTGCCGAGGTCCGGGCGGTTTTAGCCTTAAAAGAAGCCTGGCGAGACGCTGGGGGAGAGGCGGCCTTACGAGGGCTATCGGTGCGATCGCAGTATTTTTGGTTTAAACGCCTCAATGGAAATTTTCCGGCCTATGTTCTCTATGGCTTAGCCTCTGGTCTATCCCCAGAGACGATCACCCCTTATATTGAGCATTATCTTAACCCAAATGACTCGATTGCCCATCCTCAGGCCCTACTCAAAGGTCAAGAGTTAATTGAGAAATTGGGAGTCCCCCGGGGCCCCGAGATTGGCCATTGGCTGACGGAAATTGCCATCGCCCAGGCTGAAGGCCGCCTCCAGAGTCCCCAGGATGCCCTGGACTGGGTCAAACGACAGCGGGGTTAA
- a CDS encoding C39 family peptidase gives MSISLVNVAKYYKDEPHQVKALQRLQAQIEAVRPDLLADTSEFIRIWRSQNKAQAKPAPSQAQLTPQLASIGQNVAGQVTTTTAPPPPPPAPKPPPPALVSYVRADGSVRLKVPFFTQLDNVNNPHGSCNVTSVAMCMAYFGHPGINGSGVQLEDELYQFMLDRGLSRHSPTDLAHLLQLYGYQDDFQADAKWEEVKSWLEQGKPCIVHGWFTASGHIVTIIGYCDQGWIIHDPYGKWSPSGYDTYTSGAGLVYGYQDMKDICGTNGDLWIHYVDGKPGQCPPLPDGGTVAVKASSNGSAAASTGPAELKLQDLLKNNQTLTLTQAAKHRPLIKQIQVRLRALKVLRDKADGLYGPNTKGAIERFARAFELPLDQIGPAFAKKLIEVQEVPLSNDTSRWIDIQTAADLMGAKLSDVETYLPPLIDKLEARGILNQPTLVAALATISVETAGFQPINEWGGNNYFHEMYEGRSDLGNTQPGDGIRFHGRGFIQITGRANYKHYGDKLGVPLLDDPELALDPEVASAILVEYFWERSVDQRAVAQDWKGVRRAVNGGLNGWDHFWPVVQKLLPAVNHG, from the coding sequence ATGAGCATCTCCCTCGTTAATGTCGCGAAGTACTACAAAGACGAACCCCACCAAGTCAAAGCCTTACAACGGCTACAAGCACAGATTGAGGCGGTCCGACCGGACTTATTAGCAGACACCTCTGAGTTCATTCGTATCTGGCGCAGCCAGAACAAAGCTCAAGCCAAACCCGCCCCATCCCAAGCACAACTGACACCGCAACTAGCCAGCATCGGACAAAACGTAGCCGGGCAAGTTACCACCACCACCGCCCCGCCACCGCCACCGCCCGCCCCTAAACCACCACCGCCGGCACTTGTCAGTTATGTGCGTGCTGATGGCTCAGTCCGCCTCAAAGTTCCCTTCTTTACCCAACTGGATAACGTCAATAACCCCCATGGGTCTTGTAACGTTACCTCCGTCGCAATGTGTATGGCCTACTTCGGTCATCCAGGGATTAATGGCAGCGGGGTCCAACTCGAAGATGAACTCTACCAGTTCATGCTTGATCGCGGACTCTCCCGCCATTCCCCCACGGATTTAGCCCATCTTCTACAACTGTACGGCTACCAAGATGACTTCCAAGCCGATGCTAAATGGGAAGAGGTCAAAAGTTGGCTAGAGCAGGGAAAACCCTGTATTGTCCATGGTTGGTTTACCGCCTCAGGGCATATTGTCACCATTATCGGCTACTGTGATCAGGGTTGGATTATCCACGATCCCTATGGAAAATGGAGTCCTAGTGGCTACGACACCTACACCAGTGGGGCCGGGCTCGTCTATGGCTACCAAGACATGAAAGATATCTGCGGCACGAATGGTGATCTTTGGATTCACTACGTTGATGGCAAACCCGGACAATGCCCTCCCCTTCCTGACGGAGGCACTGTTGCGGTTAAAGCCAGCAGTAATGGGAGTGCAGCCGCCTCTACTGGGCCCGCTGAGTTAAAACTCCAAGACCTCCTCAAAAATAACCAAACCCTGACCCTAACCCAGGCCGCCAAACACCGGCCTTTGATTAAGCAGATCCAAGTGCGGTTACGGGCTCTGAAGGTTTTGCGTGATAAGGCTGACGGACTCTATGGTCCTAATACCAAAGGGGCGATCGAACGCTTCGCCCGGGCCTTTGAACTGCCCCTGGATCAAATCGGTCCAGCCTTCGCCAAAAAACTCATTGAAGTCCAAGAAGTTCCCTTAAGTAATGACACGAGTCGTTGGATTGATATCCAGACAGCAGCAGATTTGATGGGGGCGAAACTCTCGGATGTAGAAACTTATCTTCCTCCCCTCATTGACAAACTTGAGGCCCGTGGCATTCTCAACCAACCCACCCTTGTCGCGGCCCTCGCTACCATCTCAGTAGAAACGGCTGGCTTCCAACCCATCAACGAATGGGGTGGTAATAATTACTTTCATGAAATGTATGAAGGGCGTTCCGATTTAGGCAATACCCAGCCAGGAGACGGGATTCGGTTCCACGGACGGGGCTTTATCCAAATTACGGGTCGTGCCAACTATAAGCATTATGGCGATAAGCTTGGAGTCCCTTTATTGGATGATCCAGAGCTTGCGCTTGATCCTGAAGTCGCCTCCGCCATTCTCGTGGAATATTTCTGGGAACGTTCCGTAGACCAACGGGCCGTGGCTCAAGATTGGAAAGGAGTTCGTCGCGCGGTCAATGGCGGTTTGAATGGTTGGGATCACTTTTGGCCAGTGGTTCAAAAACTTTTGCCAGCCGTGAATCATGGCTAA